CAAAATAATGCACCTCAATACAAAACTCCTGCAAACACTCCCCATTCAGCAATgcatttgatttaatatttactattcCAGGCTAACATGTATCTATCTTAAAGTTATGATTAGCTATTTATAAGAAGTCAGTTGTTTCACCCTTAATATATATCCATATAGTCTTAAATGCATGTCAGCAATAACAAGCCAGTGCAGCCTTTAATAAACTTACTATAATCATCACGTTATGATTGTTATGATTCTTTACCACCTTAACATTTAAGGGGTTTAAATCAAGTGGAGAGTGAAGAGTTAGTTTACAACAAACGCCATCAGCTAACCAGCTAGCATTAAAGCTATTCCCTATATTCTGGTGAGAGCTAATGCTAAACGCTGGAGCTAACGGGGCTTCGGGGACATGTAGACCGGTGTTAGGCCGGAGGAGGACCCGCGGCTAACAGGCTAACTTCTTCTGTCCCTCTGCGGGGAAAAGGATCCAGGAACCGGGCTGAGATCCGCCCCGAGCAGCAGCTACGTTACCTGGAACATAGTGCGACGTGACCGCCGGGTGTGATGGCTGTCATAGGAGGAGCAGGACGGACAGGCAGCGAAGAAGaagagtggtggtggtgttgttgGACGGATCAGCTGTCATGGACTacacctcctgtctgtctgcctgtctgtcttcctgtctgtctctctgtctccctgtctgtctgcctgcctgtctgcctgtctctctgtctgcctgtctgcctgtctgcctgtctctctgtctccctgcctgtctgcctgtctctctgtctgcctgtctctctctctctgtgtttctataAACTAAACTCTGATACGACACCACTTCTTCTTCAACTgcttttttcccttcttttcgTTTTTTAGGTCACCGGCTGGAGGGCGCAcaccgccccctgctggacagtACAgggaagatagatagatagatagatagatagatagatagatagatagatagatagatagatagatagatagatggatggatggatggatggatggatggatggatggatggatggatggatggatggatggatggatggatggatggatggatggatggatggatagatagatagatagatagatagatagatagatagatagatagatagatagatagatagatagatagatagatagatagatagatagttagatagatagatagatagatagatagatagatagatagatagatagatagatagatagatagatagatagatagatagatagatagatagatagatagatatgggTCATCACCATAGACTATGTAAATAACACACAGGTTAATAGATTATATGGATGGATGTAAATAGACAGATAGCcaaagatagatagaaagaaagaaagaaagatagatagatagatagatagatagaaagatagatagatagatagatagatagatagatagatagatagatagatagatagatagatagatagatagatagatagatagatagatagatagatagatagatagatagatagatagatagatagatagatagatagatagatagatagatagaggttGTGTCTGGGTTTCTatagtatgtatgtgtgtatgtaaagtatgtatgtatgtacagaTGTATAGTAAAGCTGTATAGGTAGTATGTTTGTAAACACATACAGTGTATAGTGAGATTACAGAtagaaataagaaagaaatataaacatgtgaCTATCATATACAGGCCAAtgctttttataaatgtatttttatacttGTTGAAAAATAGAACAACATATCTTATTGAAGTTGTCACTATTATAAGATCCAGGATCAGATCCAGGATCGATGACAGGATCAGATCCCGGATCAGATCCAGGATCAGATCCAGGATCAGATCCAGGATCAGGGACAGGATCAGATCTAGGACCAGTGACAGGATCAGatccaggatcaggatcagtgACAGAATCAGATCCAGGATCAgtgacagggacagggacacgATCAGGGATAGGATCAGGATCAGATCCAGGATCAGTGACAGAATCAGATCCAGGATCAATGACAGGATCAGATCCAGGATCAGTCACAGGGACAGGGACACGCTCAGGGATAGGATCAGGATCAGATCCAGGATCAGGTAGAGGATCAGGTAGAGGATCAGGTAGAGGATCAGATCCAGGGACAGGACGTGTTTTTCTTGCTCTGGACTTTGAACTGAAGCAGCTTTTAAAAGCCACATGTGTGAAACCAGCTGTGTCTTCATCGCGTCATCGCatcgaggaggaggacgaggaggaggaggaggaagaaaccaCTGGATCACAAACCACTGGATCAGAAACCACTGGATCAGAAACCACTGGATCAGAAACCACTGGATCAGAAAACACTGGATCACAAACCACTGGATCAGAAACCACTGGATCAGAAACCACTGGATCACAAACCACTGGATCAGAAACCACTGGATCACAAACCACTGGATCACAAACCACTGGATCACAAACCACTGGATCAGAAACCACTGGACTCAAACCCGTCCTCTGACCCACATGGTCACGTGGTCCTCCCAGAGCAGGTGAGCGTCATCAGGTGTCAGgaagcaccaccaccaccagcaccaccagcagcagcagcggagccATGGAGACGGAAGCTGGATGTTTACCAGCTCAGTATCGGGTTTGATTCGAATCCAGCAGATCCCACCACATCCTGAGACCCGGtccagagacacagacatgtcccCCTGCTGCTGGACCCCCAAGAGGACCCCCTCCTGAGACCAGGTACGACCCCACCACCACGTCGCTGGAGCTGTCATTAACTTTAGCAAGCATAGCCTAGCTCCACCTGTTAGCCACCGCTCACTTACTGGTTAACTCCCACTATCAGCCTGCTATCAGCCCTTTAAAACCGACCCATGGCCCAGTTCACTATCTGCTGGGACAGTAAAAACCCACTCTTGTGTTACTGGGAGGGGGTTGTGTTAGTGGCAGAGTCGTGAGGTAATGGTTAAATGTTGACGTAGCTTgtagctagcagctagctagcCCGGATGCAGCTAACGTCACTTGGttttcacatcacaacacattGTCAGTCGTTAAACCAGCATGGGACTAGTTGTGTTATATCTGGTTTATAGTTCAGTACTGACAGGTTTATTATTtgctatttgtgtgtttgtgtttatgagcTTGTTAGTTAATGCTATCACGACACGCCTTCCTCCattcaaaacactgtaaacCCGTCCAACAACACATGGAATCATGTGATGTGGATTTGTAATGGTGGAATAACGTTGTCTAGTCCTAACGGCGCTAGCACCAGATTATCAAGGCCTCACATTCATAATCCCACCGAATGAAACGTGAAACAGCTGAAGTGTAAAACCAGTAAACTGCTGAGACACTTTCACTTCAGTTATTCTTGCTCTGTgaaccctgtacaacactcatcatatgtgatatgtgttaatataaaccatattgatattatatatcattttatacaataatattgtcttttgcacactctgtctacatattcttgcactcatagtatattatattatctattgtatagtcaaatactctatactctactatatatcatatattatttcatactctctgtatattctttaagtctatatacacatatttatacatgtgtacatgttataattattattattatattactattattattatatatactgttgctgccattattactatatactgctattatattggtataattactatcatatataaatatatattatgttatattatatactatatatactgtactatttttacatactgtctaacaataacattaccatcctatcatcagtactattaccatcatcttgccactgcaccttatctacctatttatcttgtgtttctgttttatttattttttctacctcaatattttttatttgattctattgtattgtattttattgtattcaaatataccggctgctatgacgacttaatttcccttcggggatgaataaagtaatctatctatatatctgtgAAATTCAAAGTGTAATGTGCTTCATCCTCCAATGTTTATATGCTGTATATAGGTTTTTTCATATTAttccttgtgtttatatttttagattATTTAAAATAGATGCACTGTTACTTATTTACTTATACGGTAGGATTTTCACAGCCACACCGAGTCAAGTCACAGTTGAACAACCCTGCAGAgggattttaatttgaaattggATACAGTTGGATACAGGAATACCAGTGGAGTGCAGATGGTGAGAAAAGGATAGAACgtaaaagaaggaaaggaagaaCAAGATAGATGACTAAAGGTGGTTGCCTGGATTGGCCATCGGGCACTTTGGGACAAATCCTGGTGGGCTGCAACATTTTTAAGCCATcgtttgacattttgttgttatttaaagTGTAATGTGCTTCATCCTCCAATGTTTATATGCTGTATATGTTTTTGTTCTATAAttccttgtgtttatgtttttagatTATTTCAAATGTAGATGCACTGTTACTTTTTTCATGAACAACAAAAGTAGATATATTTTTTGTGGCATGTGCAGTAGTCTGGAGGCCCTTAGAGCGTTATGGTGAAATGCTTTCAGAGAACGTGCCTATATTTCATTCATCCTCTTTGTCCTTCCTGTGtaacctcctctcttctctctccatgtcTCAGGTTGAGTTGGACTCATCAGACGACAGACTGAGCATCAATGGACGACCCCCCAGCCTCGTCCGATTCTTCTGAGTTTAAGTCTTCAACCGGCGGCAACATCTCAGAAAATGAATTCTCGTGTCACTGTTGCTACGACATCTTGGTGAACCCCACGACTTTGACCTGCGGCCACAACTTCTGCCGCCACTGTCTGGCTCTGTGGTGGGAATCGGCGCACAAGAACGAGTGTCCGGAGTGCCGGGAGAAGTGGGAAGGCTTTCCGAAAGTCAACATACTGCTACGGTAGGATTTTCACCGACACGCCGAGTCAAGTCACAGTTGAACAACCCTGCAGAgggattttaatttgaaattggATACAGTTGGATACAGGAATACCAGTGGAGTATAGATGGTGAGAAAAGGATAGAACGTTAAAATAAGGAAAGGAAGAACCAGATAGATTTAACTAGGTAACTCTAAGGTAACTTTCATTGCAAATTTATAATCAATTTGACTAAAGGTGGTTGCCTGGATTGGTCATCGGGCAATTTGGGACAAATCCTGGTGGGCCGCTACCAtcgtttgacattttgtttttgttagaaTATTTTGGTCTGTCCTCACAACGTCAAAGggctttattctattttatatttattataaatgcaATTAGGGTTAAGACACGGTTTTAGGGTTAGCGAAGGGATAAGATTTGAGGGAAGGGCTACGGAATACATTATGTTGACGAGTATCCtcactaataataatatgaagGAGAAACTTCATCAGAACTACTGCAAACTGTTGATGGAACAGTTTCACTCTGTGCTCTTCTCACACAACTTTGCCTTATTCTGCATCGACTATACCTGCACTACCAATTCTGGATGTTGtctttattgtatatattgtgaTTCCATCACCAATTCCATGGGTTTGCATCATCCTGCTCTTCTTAGGGATGCAACTGACAAGCTGTTCAGCGAAGTCGTCCAGCAGAGGAGAGCTACGATCCAGGCAAACCCCCAAATCTCTCGGAGCCTGTTGGCCTTCCAGAGGTAGGAAAGTTTACTAACACGAGACAAGTTGTTTTGGTGTAAACCCAGTTGACATTACAAATCCATTAATTTAGAACAGCACTTCTATAACTTTGTCACGCTCAAGAGGGGCAGTTTCACACAAGAAGGATCAAAATTGAGCAATGACTTTTTTGTAAAGGAAGGTTACACATCCAGATGTGTTATTTGCTGGAGTTCCCCTTTGATAATGATGACGCATCTATGTGAACTTACCTGGTGTCTGGGCTAATTGGGGCCCGAGTACAGACAGTGTTAAGGAAAATGAATCAGGTGCTCTGGCCCTCACACATTGCTGCTCGCAGGCCTAGTTTGTATTCGACCCTTTGTTTTACCAAAGCAAACACTTAAatatctgtctgttttcagATATGGCGACAACCTGGGTAGATCCCGGACAAACCAGCACAAAGGAGcaggcttcttcttctctggtgtcTTAACTGCGCTGACATGTGTGGCTGTAAGTATACACGAGTGTTAACACCCACATGTAATAAGCTTTGTTTCTAAAATGAGTTCCTCTGTATGGATGAATTGGTCCCGAGCTGCGATACTGAACTTTTTTACTACAACGCTGCTTGAAACGACCTTTCTGCTACTTCCCACAGCAGCCGACCAAGGGGGTTGGGGTAGGTGGGTGGGGTTCATTTGATGTAGACAGTACATGTTTATTTAGTCCATGTGGCACTTGGGAGCAACGTCAATGTGTGTTTTGCCACATGGCAGTAAATGTGCATTGTGTAATCACGTTACAGCACGACCCCGGTTCTTTAATGAACACTGTGATTGAATCAGGTTGTTTGAGGGAAAACTGGAAGGAGACCTGAGCCTGTGTGTAAACCATCTGTTGATGTGGATGCTTTTGTTCAGTCATACAGGTTTAAATGTGCTAAATGTAAAGTCTAGTTTGTGAACCGAACCCTTTCTTTGCATCTAGATGTGTAAAACATTCGTTGTTTGTATAAGTTAAGGTAAACGAGGTATCACTGTACCTTGTCTATTAATGTCTTGTGTTTGGTcaggtgatggtgatggtgtaTCACTGGAGCAGTAGTGGGGGGGAGGAGCAAACCATGCTGATCAGTAAACCTGTGTCCCACTGGACGTCAGAGGAAGTGGTTTCCTGGCTGGAACATCTGGGTCCCTGGGCGCAGCTCTACAGAGAACCCTTCCTACGGGAAAGTGTCAATGGAAggtaaaaaattataaaactcGGTCAGTGAATGGATTTTCCAGAACTCGCAGATACACTTTAAGCAAAAAtgctaaatattttttaatttgaagtttTTCAGTGTGAGGATTTGTTATAATTATAGATTAATAAAAACCTATTTACTCAATAATTAGCATGAAAATTACCATCAGACTTTCTTTTTAGTAGGTTCACTCTATCGGACGACCGGTTTAATGGTACAGAGTAAAATATGGAAGTTTGAGTTTTATGCTGATCCAGCGTGCTGTGGATTTCTTTGCTTCAGGCTGCTGTTGATGCTCGATGATGAAGATTTGTTGAAGCTGCCGTACAGCATCGAGAATCAGGCTCACCGACGAGCCATATTGGCCGAACTGGACAGAGTTAAAGCTCTGGGAGTCAAACCTCCTCAGAACCTGTGGGAATACAAAGTAAGTTCAGACAATATTTTGGGAATGCAGATATTTCCACTGAGCAGCTTTCCAGTGACTCCAGCCCTGATATTGTGTCAAATGTGTCACTTTAAGTGATTTAGTGCACAGTCAAGTCATTAAAGAAAATGCAGATTTGAATTTGTTAGTCTGGAATCAGGAAGTCTGTGATTTCCTTTTCTTCCAGGCGGCTAACTCTGGGAAGTCTCTGTTCTTGCTCTACGCCCTGAAGAGCTCGCCCCGTCTCACACTCTTCTACTTGTATCTGTTCGACTACACGGAAACCTTCCTGCCCGTCCTGCACACCTGCTGTCCGGCCGTCTCACTCAGTGACCAATCCCTGGAGAGCAGCTTCTACATGACACAGGTGACTCACTGAATAAGTCAACATTGTCTCTGAGAACGAGTCCAGCTACTTCGACATTTACATGCACACTGAATATGAACAGAACTATTGACGTAACAGATTTGTGTGTTACTGATTATTAATCTAAAACATGTTCTCTTGTTTGTCAGCTGGAGCCCAACTGGCAGCAGTGGGCGGAGTTTCTGGTGAAGTACCTCCTGCTTCCATACCAGCTAATAGCTGAGTTTGCTTGGGACTGGTTGGCCGTCCACTACTGGACATCTCGCTTCATCATCGTAAACGCCGCGCTCATGTCTGTGCTGGAAGGCTGCGCCCTGTGGAGAATCTGCACGACAGCCGGGATCAGGTACACGCAGTGGGAGGGCTCCGTGTTCATGAGTTATTCTTTCCTGGCTCCtaaattacccacaatgccAACCTGTGATGGCGGCTAAATGGTGCTATGAAGCAGTGTTTccatgaatggatggatggatggatggatggatggatggatggatggatggatggatggatggatggatggatggatggatggatggatggatggatggatggatggatggatggatggatggatggatggatggatggatggatggatggatggatggatggatggatggatggatggatggatggatggatggatggatggatggatggatggatggatggatggatggatgacttTATTCaacccgaagggaaattaagttgtcatagcagccggtatatttgaatacaatagaataaaataaaaaatattgaggaagaaagaataaaaaacagaaacacaagataaataggtagataaggcgcagtggcaagatgatggtaatagtactgatgatatgatggtaatgttattgttagacagtaaataacaatagtacagtatatatagtatataatataacataatatatatttatatatgatagtaattataccaatataatagcagtatatagtaataatggcagcaacagtatatataataatattagtaatagttatataataataataattataacatgtacacatgtataaatatgtgtatataaacttatatatacaaagaatatacagagagtatgatataatatatgatatatagtagaggtataaatataagtatttgactatacaatagataatataatatactatgagtataagaatatgtagacagagtgtgtgtgttcaagctGTTCTGGTGAGTGGCTGTTGGTTGCGATAATATGTGGTCAAGTCGTCCATGTTTGTGTACAGTCCCAGTTAAACTCCCGAGGACTGTTTTCAACAATCAGTCGTTACTCGTTTAACTCGTATCTTCCTCTTTGTTTAGGTCCCTGCCACAGATGATGTGGAGCCACACGTGGAATATGTTATCTCAGGGGTTTGTCTTTGCCGTCCTGTGGCCTTTAGTCCCTCAGTTTGTGTGCAACTGCTTCTTCTACTGGGCGCTCTACTTCAGTCCCATCGTCAACATAGACCTGGTGGTGCAGCAGCTGATGCATCCAGAAACACAGGTGCCGTAACCGAGCTGCATGTCGTCAGCGCCCTGTCAGTGCCACACAGTTCAAAGCAAATAAAGTGAAATAGTCAGAAAGCCAGTTGCTGACAAGTGTTTATGTTCCGCGTTGAAGTCACAAGACTGACTTGTTTGCGGCTGGAAAGGAAGTTTTCTCGCTTCCTGGCTCCTCTCTGCTGGACGGCTGCCATGTGGAACAAGAGAGGCTTTGAGCCACTGTGGGAAAAGCAAAACCAACACAATAACAAACTGTGAACTATCTGTGATCGTATTGATTTGGAGAGATGACTGCAGTGGACTCGTTCACAAACCACATTGCCTCAATGGTTCCGGGGGCATTTATGCTAATGACGGGTCGGAGCATTGGTGGCGATGAAGACTGGTGCAGTGACTCTCATGTAGAGTCACGTAGGCAGCGTGGAATGTTCTCGGCGCGTAGTTTTTACAGAGAAAAGTATGATATTATGTCCAAGTTTGTCCTTTTGGGTGAAGATGGTGCaaaaatttaatttacattGAATTAATATCTTTGTTAGATTAAGCTACGGTAAGAACCGTGTGCTCCCCACTACCTACTGCTCAAAACTGTACTTACTGACTGAAGTCACCTACATATCCCCTAGTGGTCaaaacaatacattacattatGGCTCCTACAACTGGCCTCATATGTCAGTTGATAGCTCTCTAGCACTGTAGTCCAGTAAAACCTTTGATTCCTATACAGACCTGTGTACTGTCCAGTGGAACAAAACAAgtataaagacatttttgtttaagTTCTAATCTAATCCACAGTCACTGAAATGAACAAATGCTGCTTCATAAGTATCAGTTTGATTTATGCTGTATTATAAGTGCATTCtgcagatatttcagtctgtctctctgtttcaaGAGTCAATGGCTGCAACAGTGGCTTGTTGAAATTTGTGGTTCTGCAGCCTGTCGGGGGAGCCTCAAGCTTTACTGTCGTTTCAAAAGAAATGaagtcagaaaaaaacaaatgttcaacGTCCAAGTTTATTCCAGAAGTTCCTTTTCATACATGGTTTGTGGCACTTAGATTTAAAAGTAAACTTATTATCTTAAATCGGCATCTGTATCGGCATCTTTTTTGAGATGCCGATACAGAtcctttttttccagttttcatGATTTTTCTTTAAggaaacatggtttgaagcagATTTAATTTGTTCTGCTGACAAAGATTAAGtagcactttttttttcattcaaaagAGTTTTGCAGTATACTATTCCACgtggtgtgggggggagggggggattaGAACTAATCAAAgacatgtttattattattttttacattgttCATTTGCACTTAAAGGTTCTACACTGTGATTCTGTTCTTAAATGTGTTCTGTtgacaaaggaaaaataaagacttttaaatgttatcCTGTTGTTTCTCATTATTGTGTTAATTGCTGGATAATTGAATTAGTTATATCATCAGAATTAGTCTATAgtactatactatatataacATGTTCGTTTaaaaatttaataatattttatttgtatagctctAAATCATAATATTCATTAGCTTAAGGCTCTTATCCTAATCTTTTGTATTAAATGTAGATATgttatgtataatatatataatataccttgtttgtttgtaatttaGTCTGTTTAGTTATTGTTTGTCACTGAGCTTTTATCTAATTAACTTTCCATGAGTGCAATGAAATTTGAAGAAAGGATAATAATTTTATTTCAGCTACTTCTACTTCATTAAATctatactatttttatttttatatactgtctaacaataacattaccatcatatcatcagtactattataattattattatttcccttcggggatgaataaagttatctatctatgcatccatccatccatctatctatctatctatctatctatctatctatctatctatctatctatctatctatctatctatctatctatctatctatctatctatctatctatctatctatctatctatctatctatctatctatctatctatctatctatctatctatctatctatctatctatctatctatctaactttGCTCGaacaattgtaaataaagtttcattgACAGAAGATCCAGGAACGACCGCCATCTAGCGTTGGACTGTCGTCATGGCAGCAGAGGTTGTCTCCATAACGAC
The sequence above is a segment of the Limanda limanda chromosome 2, fLimLim1.1, whole genome shotgun sequence genome. Coding sequences within it:
- the LOC133017374 gene encoding bifunctional apoptosis regulator-like is translated as MDDPPASSDSSEFKSSTGGNISENEFSCHCCYDILVNPTTLTCGHNFCRHCLALWWESAHKNECPECREKWEGFPKVNILLRDATDKLFSEVVQQRRATIQANPQISRSLLAFQRYGDNLGRSRTNQHKGAGFFFSGVLTALTCVAVMVMVYHWSSSGGEEQTMLISKPVSHWTSEEVVSWLEHLGPWAQLYREPFLRESVNGRLLLMLDDEDLLKLPYSIENQAHRRAILAELDRVKALGVKPPQNLWEYKAANSGKSLFLLYALKSSPRLTLFYLYLFDYTETFLPVLHTCCPAVSLSDQSLESSFYMTQLEPNWQQWAEFLVKYLLLPYQLIAEFAWDWLAVHYWTSRFIIVNAALMSVLEGCALWRICTTAGIRSLPQMMWSHTWNMLSQGFVFAVLWPLVPQFVCNCFFYWALYFSPIVNIDLVVQQLMHPETQVP